A genomic window from Blastococcus saxobsidens DD2 includes:
- a CDS encoding glycosyltransferase encodes MAEAGVEGAEVTASRVGGGNVLVTVVVLTYDGERFLTDLLNAVTTQDIDGDVEVLVIDSGSTDRTLEIVTRYPGVRLIRIPNSHFGHGRTRNQAARWARGRYVAYLTHDAVPAHSRWLYELLKPFELDDRVVAVMGSQIPRPWCFPLLKNEIRGVFQGFGPGFGTTLFYADDFMDSDAVRNAVTFYSDVNSAARRDVLTGPVPYRDVSYAEDQLFGRDIVAAGMRKAYAPRASVVHSNDLSLREYDDRLAAETLGLREVGIEVEVPSLTVVSKMVAKGVAKDTVRLLRDGEYTRKRKLYWLAVNPLYHLQKWRGVRRGATAPLP; translated from the coding sequence GTGGCTGAGGCCGGGGTGGAGGGCGCCGAGGTGACGGCCTCCCGAGTCGGCGGCGGAAACGTGCTCGTCACCGTCGTCGTCCTGACGTATGACGGCGAGCGGTTCTTGACCGACCTGCTCAACGCGGTCACCACCCAGGACATCGACGGCGATGTCGAGGTGCTGGTTATCGACTCCGGATCCACCGACCGGACGCTGGAGATCGTCACGCGGTACCCCGGCGTGCGGCTCATCCGGATCCCGAACTCCCATTTCGGCCACGGCCGCACCCGCAATCAGGCGGCGCGGTGGGCGCGTGGGCGCTACGTCGCCTATCTCACTCACGACGCGGTCCCGGCGCACTCCCGGTGGCTCTACGAGTTGCTCAAGCCCTTCGAGCTCGACGACCGGGTGGTCGCGGTGATGGGCAGCCAGATCCCACGGCCGTGGTGCTTCCCCCTGCTGAAGAACGAGATTCGCGGAGTCTTCCAGGGATTCGGCCCCGGATTCGGCACGACGCTGTTCTACGCCGACGACTTCATGGACAGCGACGCGGTGCGCAACGCGGTGACGTTCTACTCCGACGTCAACTCCGCGGCACGGCGGGACGTGCTCACCGGCCCGGTGCCCTACCGCGACGTCTCCTACGCCGAGGACCAGCTCTTCGGCCGCGACATCGTCGCGGCCGGGATGCGGAAGGCCTACGCACCACGCGCGTCCGTGGTGCACTCCAACGATCTGAGCCTGCGCGAGTACGACGACCGGCTGGCAGCCGAGACGCTGGGACTGCGGGAGGTGGGTATCGAGGTCGAGGTGCCGTCCCTCACCGTGGTGTCCAAGATGGTCGCAAAGGGCGTCGCCAAGGACACCGTCCGGCTGCTCCGCGACGGCGAGTACACCAGGAAGCGCAAGCTCTACTGGCTGGCGGTCAACCCGCTCTACCACCTGCAGAAGTGGCGTGGTGTCCGGCGCGGGGCCACTGCGCCGCTGCCGTAA
- a CDS encoding glycosyl transferase — protein sequence MPNNASRAFRVLGEEGPGALAARVLRLIRNRTRGSRGGRLVSRGLRGSRRAVGIARTEGTRSLVLKALDRTRGQLVAAEPSLAPRQEIRMLVRYEDALEVDWTEPARWANAQMTVVDRPIHTAWFLHPPGESSGGAQTIFRFVRYLEQAGHKATIYLYHSNPWPIDAPYLRELIAANPSYSDVKAQFVAYSHEQGVADDVDAIFATGWETAYPVYRDRSRAKRFYFVQDFEPAFYPVGTENVLAENTYRFGFHGVTAGRWLADKLADEYGMVTSHFDFGVDLANYRFTPNAQRGDLFFYARPVTTRRGFELGVMALEHVARAMPDRTIHLAGWDTSAYQLPFPHEHHGILSTKGLADVYDSCSAALVLSLTNMSLLPLELLASGVIPVVNRGPNNDKVVQNPYIRYADPSPHALAAALVEEMQRPDALDRAAQAAASVADVSWDRSGKAFVETVVEAVRG from the coding sequence ATGCCCAACAACGCGTCGAGGGCCTTCCGAGTGCTCGGTGAGGAGGGACCCGGCGCGCTGGCCGCGCGGGTCCTCCGGCTGATCCGCAACCGCACCCGCGGCTCCCGCGGCGGTCGGCTGGTCTCCCGCGGCCTGCGCGGAAGCCGCCGCGCGGTCGGGATCGCCCGCACGGAAGGAACGCGCTCGCTCGTGCTCAAGGCGCTGGACAGGACGCGCGGGCAGTTGGTCGCCGCCGAGCCCTCCCTCGCACCGCGCCAGGAGATCCGCATGCTCGTGCGCTACGAGGACGCGCTCGAGGTCGACTGGACCGAGCCGGCCCGGTGGGCCAACGCTCAAATGACGGTCGTCGACCGTCCGATCCACACCGCGTGGTTCCTGCACCCGCCGGGTGAGTCCTCGGGCGGTGCACAGACGATCTTCCGGTTCGTCCGCTACCTGGAGCAGGCCGGGCACAAAGCGACGATCTACCTGTACCACTCCAACCCCTGGCCCATCGACGCTCCGTACCTCCGCGAGCTGATCGCGGCCAATCCGTCGTACTCCGACGTGAAGGCCCAGTTCGTGGCGTACTCGCACGAGCAGGGAGTGGCCGACGACGTGGACGCGATCTTCGCCACGGGCTGGGAGACCGCCTACCCGGTCTACCGGGACCGTTCCCGGGCCAAGCGGTTCTACTTCGTGCAGGACTTCGAGCCGGCGTTCTACCCGGTAGGGACGGAGAACGTCCTCGCCGAGAACACCTACCGCTTCGGCTTCCATGGCGTCACCGCCGGCCGGTGGCTCGCCGACAAGCTGGCTGACGAGTACGGCATGGTCACGTCGCACTTCGACTTCGGTGTCGACCTCGCCAACTACCGTTTCACGCCGAACGCGCAGCGCGGAGACCTGTTCTTCTATGCGCGGCCGGTGACCACCCGGCGGGGATTCGAGCTCGGCGTCATGGCTCTGGAGCACGTCGCTCGAGCCATGCCGGATCGCACCATCCACCTCGCCGGCTGGGATACCTCCGCCTACCAGCTGCCCTTCCCCCACGAGCACCACGGCATCCTCTCGACCAAGGGGTTGGCCGACGTCTACGACTCCTGTTCGGCGGCCCTGGTGCTCTCGCTCACCAACATGTCGCTGCTACCCCTGGAGTTGCTGGCCAGCGGCGTGATCCCCGTGGTCAACCGTGGCCCGAACAACGACAAGGTCGTGCAGAACCCGTACATCCGGTACGCCGATCCCTCGCCACACGCCCTTGCCGCCGCCCTGGTCGAGGAGATGCAGCGTCCGGACGCGCTCGATCGGGCTGCGCAGGCCGCAGCCAGCGTCGCCGACGTGTCCTGGGACCGGTCCGGCAAGGCCTTCGTGGAGACCGTCGTGGAGGCCGTGCGTGGCTGA